Sequence from the Pseudophaeobacter arcticus DSM 23566 genome:
GACGGGGTGCCGCGCGATTGGATGCGGCAGGTGACAAATGTGTTCCTGATCCGTCACCCGGCGCGGGTCATCGCCTCATATGCGGCCAAACGGGAAAATCCGGTGCTGGATGATATCGGCTTTCGCCAGCAGGCAGAGCTGTTTGATCTGTGCCGGAGCTGGGGTCAGAAACCGGTTGTTGTCGACAGCCATGATATCCGCGAAGACCCTGCCTCCAAGCTGGAGCAGCTTTGTGAAAGGCTTGGTCTGCCATTCTCGCCAAAGATGCTGAGCTGGCCCAAGGGGGGGCATCCCAGGGATGGCGTCTGGGCGCCGGTTTGGTATGGGGCGGTGTGGAATTCCTCCGGATTTGCCGGGGCGGAAGGGGCTTTGCCAAAGGTGCCGGATGATTTGCGTCCGGTGTTGGAGGCGGCCATGCCCTATTATGAGGCAATGAAAGCGCAAAAGATCTGAGCAAGGCAGGAGGGGGCTTTGCCCCCCGCGCCAAAGGCGCTCCCCCCAAGGTATTTAGGGTAAGATGAAAGCTCAGCCGATCAGCTTGCCCAGCTTCATCGCGGTGGCCATATCGCCAGAGATTTTGAGCTTGCCCATCATCACGCCGGTCATCGGGTTCAACTTGCCAGTGAGCAGTTTCACCAGATTGTCCTGGCTGAGCGTGATGGTGCAATCGGTGTCGCGATTGGTGGTGGATGCGGTGCCGTCGGCCAGAATGATGACGCCGTCGTTGCCACAATCAAATTTCAATGAGCCCTCAAAGGCTTTGCCCTGAAGCACCTCGGATATGCCTTCTGCAATGTCGTGTAGCGCCATCAGATACCCCCCAAGTGAATGTCACCAAATGGGTAAGCAAGCCAAACGCAGCTCGCAACCCTGACGAGGCGGCAAGCGACAGACAAAGGTCAAGAGGGCTGGAGGCAGAGCCAGTATTAGGCGATTGCTTCGAGGGTTGCTTCGCAGGGGCTGGCTGCAAAGAAGGTGGCGAGAACCTCGGCAAAGATATCTGGCGCGTCGGGGGTGGCGGCAAAAAGCGTCATGCAAGAGCGCAGTTTTTTGGCATCCGTCGTGCCGAGAATTGTTGCAGGGTCTTGTCCCTGATGCGTGAGCATCAGCTTGGAAACCTCAATCAGTCGGCTGCGCAGGACGTCATGGCCCAGATAAGCAGTGGCTTCCGAGAGGTCTTCGATGCCGTAAAGCTGCGCCATATGGGACTGGCCAAGTTCTGCCAGCTGGGGAAAGACGAACCACATCCAATGGGTTGTTTTTTTGCCGGCTTTCAGCTCTGCCAAGACATCTGCCCAGACGGTGTCCTGGGCTTCGACAAACATCTCCAGCTCTTCCGCGAAATCATCTTCAAAGAGGTCATCCTCTTGATCAGTCATTCCAAACTCCGTCTGCGCCGATATTTTCCAGACCCTAGCGGATGCGGAACTACTGCGCCAGACGCTCTTTGAAACTATCAATATTTCGGATGCGGTCGCGGCTTTGGGGGTGGCTGGACAGCCAATCACTGCCGCCATCATGGGTTTTGATTGCCTCAAAGAAGCGTCGCAGGCCCTCCTTTGAGTACCCGGCTTTGCTGATCAGGTGCAGCGCATAGGTATCGGCTTGCAATTCGTGGCGGCGTGAAAAGGAGAGGTTCACAATAGTCTGCCCCTCGAGTGCCAGGCTGTCGAGTATGGGGCCAACATCGCCGGCAAGAAGCGCAATCAACAGGTAGACTGACAGGGAATGATACAGCTGTTTCAGGCTGTGGCTTTCGGCGACATGACCAATTTCATGGGCCAGGACTCCGGCGATCAGATCCGGATCCTTGGCAAATTTACTGACCAGCTCATCCGTCAATACGATGGTGCCGCCGGGCAGGGCCAGGGCATTGGGGCCGGCGTTGGCAATTTTTCGGAATGTCAGTTGGATCTCTCGACCGGGTAGGTCCACATGGGGCAGGAGCTGATTTAGCACGGCTTGCTGGGCTGTGCGTTGCTCTTTGGACAACTGGCTGTCTGAGGCCAAAAAGCGATCAAGGGAGGCGAGGCTGGAGGCATCAATTTGGCGTAAAACTCCGTTTGGGGTCATCCAGACGGCCAGGGCTACAAGAACCGGAAGCCCCCATTTCCAGACAGCAAAGCAAGCGGCAAGCGTCACGGCAATCACCAGGCCAAGACGGGGGCTGAAGATCTCAAAATGGCGCAGGAGCCGATTGCTCAGGGGTTCTTGCAGGGTAGTGGAGATCTGCGGATCAAAGGTCTGAAACATCCAGTGATCCGGGAAATGACTGTTGCGCGGACCCGTGCCAACGGGATTGTCCAGTTTCACCAGATTCCGTGCAGATTGGGCCAGCAGTTGGTTGGTGTGCGGATCAATCAGAAAGACCTTGTCTTTTGTGACCGTCATCTCGGCCTCTACAAAGGCAGAAGAACCGGGCGCAAAGGCCCGGCCCTGGATCCGAAGATCCTGCCCGTCGTTCAAAGTGCGATATCCAGGTCAATTCCTTCGATATCCGAATAGGCATCGCCAATGGCATTTGTGTCGCTGATGATTTCGCCGGTGAACTCTTCCAGGGTTCCATTTGGCAACAGGGTGGTCTTCTGCGCCAGGTAGCGATGCATACGCACCTGTGCCCAGGGCAGCATCAGGCCGAGTGTACAGATGACAGCCAGGGCATTTGTCAGCGCCAGCCACAGCATGGACCCGACCGAAAGGGCAGAGCGGAAGCCGTGTTGCTTGGCGCCCAAAGTGGTCGCGGCATAGACGAGATTACGCAGCATGGTCATGTAGATGAAACCACCTAGCGAAACTGTAATCAGAAGAAAGATATATCCCACGGTCATGGTGGCTATGATCTTTCTTTGGGCATCCAGGTCAGAGGCCCCCGCAAGATCTATAAAGCTTGGGATGACATAAAGGCCAAAGCCCAGAAATCCCAGGACGCCAAAAACCGCTGCCACAAGAAAGGCTTTGTAAAAAGGGCCGATGCTACTGTCAAAATGGAACCGGGTTTTGCCCAGGCTGTGACCATTGATGGCAAAGCGCTGGATGGCGCGTTCCAAAAATGGGAAGGTCGTGTAAAGGCTAAGCGCGACGAGGATCGGGATCCCCATATAGACCCGGTAGGCGTCACCGGTTTCGCCATCAAAATTAAAACGGACATTGCCCCAGCTGCTGTTGCGGGCATTGAACTTGGCGCTGCGCACAATGAGAATTGGCATGCAGAGCAAGACGGCTATGATAATGACCAGGGCAAGCGGTGGGGCAAAGGCTGACGCAAGCGCATAGACCAGCAGCGCACCGATTACGATCAGGCGGCCAATCAGGATCTGCTTACCCGTGGCGTGATAGTCAAAGTTGCGCCCCGCGACCCAGGTGTTCTGGTAAAAGTACTTCTTGCTGCGGACCTTGGCCCAGGCTGAATAGATCCCCAGGGTGAGGACCGACAGCAGCAGGTTGACGATCCAGATGCCAAACCATTCCCGTGCAGTGCCGCGAAACTCAAAATCTTCCTGTGACGACATTGTAAAACTCCGAAAAACCAATGTCGAAAGCTGGTAGTGCTGAGGTTGTATTTGAAACAGATAGAACTATTCTAAAGTTGAACTCGCCACATGACTGTTGCAAAAAAGGGCCACACCATTAGGTGCAGCCCCTTAAAAAACTCTTTGTTTATAGTCGCTTACTTCTTCAGGCGACGATCGCGGGCGGCCAGCAGTTTAAGACGCAGCGCGTTGAGCTGGATAAAGCCCGCGGCATCGGTCTGGTCATAGGCGCCGGCATCTTCTTCAAAGGTCACATGGGCCTCGGAATAGAGCGTGTGATCCGACCAGCGGCCAACGCAGCTGACGGAGCCTTTGTAGAGCTTCAGACGCACAGTGCCGGTGACATGGGTCTGGCTGGCGTCGATGGCGGCTTGCAGCATTTCACGCTCGGGGCTGTACCAAAAGCCGTTGTAGATCAGCTCGGCATATTTTGGCATCAGCTCGTCTTTGAGATGCATGGCGCCACGGTCCATGGTGATGGATTCAATACCGCGATGGGCCTCAAGCAGCAGGGTGCCGCCGGGGGTCTCGTAGATGCCGCGTGACTTCATGCCAACAAAACGGCCCTCAACCAGGTCAAGACGCCCGCAGCCGTGTTTGCCGCCGTACTCATTGAGCTTGGTCAGGATGGTGGCAGGCGACATCGCCTCACCATTGATCGAGACGGCATCGCCCTTTTCAAAGCCGACTTCGATGAACTCGGGCTCATTTGGGGCATCTTCGGGGTGCACGGTGCGCTGGTAGACGTAGTCGGGCGCCATGACGGCGGGATCTTCCAGAACCTTGCCCTCAGATGAGGTGTGCAGCAGGTTGGCATCCACCGAGAAGGGGGCTTCGCCGCGCTTGTCCTTGGCCACGGGGATCTGGTTTGCCTCGGCAAATTCCAGCAGACGGGTGCGCGAGGTCAGATCCCATTCGCGCCAAGGCGCGATGACCTTGATGTCGGGGTTCAGCGCATAGGCGGCCAGTTCAAACCGCACCTGGTCGTTGCCCTTGCCGGTGGCGCCATGGGCAACCGCGTCGGCGCCAGTGGCTTCGGCGATTTCCACCAGACGTTTGGAGATCAGCGGCCGCGCGATCGAGGTGCCCAGCAGGTAGAGACCCTCATAGACGGCATTGGCGCGGAACATTGGGAAGACAAAGTCCCGCACGAATTCTTCGCGGACGTCTTCGATATAGATGTTTTCAGGTTTGATGCCGAGCAGCTCAGCCTTTTTACGGGCGGGCTCCAGCTCTTCACCCTGGCCGAGATCGGCGGTGAAGGTGACAACTTCGCAGCCATATTCGGTCTGCAGCCACTTCAGGATGATTGAGGTATCAAGGCCACCGGAATAGGCCAGCACAACTTTCTTGGGCGCGGACATGGAATTTCCTCTCAGTCAGATCGACTGGGCGATAGCGGGTTTCAGGCGTGAGGGCAAGGATTAGAAGGGCTTTTCCTTTGTTTCACACTCCCATAACGTGATCAGAAATTGTATGCTTCACATTAGGAGATAGTTGGCCGTGACTGGTTGGAAAATTTTTTCTCACTCGGTGTTTTTGCTGAAACACAACATAAATGATGCTGTTCTAATCTCTTGGCCGCTTATTTTGGTGATGGTTCTATCGCTCGCTTTTGGCACATCGGCGGGTTCCCCCATGAACGCTCGCACAGCGCATCCAATGTCGGGGGCAGATGTCCTGCTTCAGCTGGCGATGGCAGTTGTTGGCGTTTGGGTCGCTGTGGCCTGGCACCGCTATGTCTTGCTGGAGGAAACCTCGGGTCCTATTCCACCGTTTCACGGAAAACGGATGCTGGCCTATTTCTTCACTGCGCTAATTGTTGGCCTGGTTTTGGGTTTTGGCGCGGGTTTGGTTGGCGCACTGGTCGGGCTGTTGACCTTTAATCTCATGCCACTTTTTGTTGTCGCTGTTTTTGCAATTCTGGTTTGTGTCATTTGGGTTTTTTATCGTTTGTCCCCCCTGTTGCCCGCTGCGGCGCTTGGTGAGAGTCTAGGTGTAAAGGCGGCCTGGGCTGCAACCGAGCAGATTTCCGGCGCTGTGTTGATCGCCGCTCTGATCTTGGCCTTGTCGGCCATGGGTCTTGGGCTTGTTGTTGTCTTTGCTGTGTTTCCGCTCAGCACCTTATTGGGCATGGCCCTAATTGCAGCCCTGCAATGGGCCTATTCGATGGTGGGAATCAGCATTTTGACCACTGTTTATGGCATCAGCGTTCAGGGCCGCTCACTTTGAGATTTAACCGGCTGTTGGCGCCTAGGGCGGTATTCTTCGGTATGCTTTGATCCTGCCCCTTGCCTTGGGGGCGGGGTTACGCCACTCAAGGGGTATGACCGATTTTATGACCCAGGCCCGTGCGGCCGAAGCGGCGATGCGCGATGTGTTTCCGCCCACGCCGCTACAGAGAAACGTCCACCTGTCCGAGCGCTTCGGGGCTGATATCTACCTCAAGCGTGAAGATCTGAGTCCGGTCCGGTCTTATAAAATCCGGGGCGCCTATAATGCCATGCGCAAGCAACCAGACAAGGAGCTGTTTGTCTGTGCCTCTGCTGGCAATCACGCGCAGGGCGTGGCCTTCATGTGCAAACACATGGGCGTCAAGGGCGTGATCTTTATGCCGGTGACCACACCGCAGCAGAAGATCCAGAAAACCCGGATGTTTGGCGGCGACAATGTCGAGATCCACCTGGTGGGCGACTACTTTGACGTCACTCTGGCTGCGGCTCAGGATTGGTGCGCCCGTGAGGGCGGGCATTTCCTGTCGCCCTTTGATGATGCCGATGTCATCGAGGGGCAAAGTTCCATCGCGGTTGAGATTGAGGCGCAGCTGGGCGGCCTACCCGATCATGTGATTTTGCCAGTGGGCGGCGGTGGCATGTCTGCCGGGGTGACCAGCTGGTTTGGCGACCGGGTGCACAGTCTTTATGTCGAACCTGCGGGTGGCGCCTGTCTGCGCGCAGCTCTCAAAGCCGGGCATCCGGTGTCCCTGGACAAGGTTGATACCTTTGTTGATGGCGCCGCAGTGGGGCGGCTGGGGCAGCGTCCTTTTGAGGTGCTGAAGCATGTGCCCTTGCCGGATGTGATTGCACTGCCCGAGGACCGGGTCTGCACCACCATGATCGAGATGCTGAATGTCGAGGGAATCGTTCTGGAACCAGCCGGGGCTTTGGCGGTCGAGGCGCTGGGCGATCTGCGGACCTGGATTCGGGGCAAGACGGTTGTTTGCGTTACCTCTGGCGGAAATTTTGATTTTGAACGGCTGCCCGAGGTCAAAGAACGGGCACAGCGCTACTCTGGCGTTAAAAAATATTTCTTGCTGCGGCTGCCACAGCGACCGGGCGCGTTGAAAGAGTTTCTGGGGTTTCTTGGCCCCGAGGATGACATTGCCCGATTTGAATATTTGAAAAAGTCGGCACGTAACTTTGGCTCGGTTCTGATTGGGATTGAAACCAAACGCCCAGAGAATTTTGCTGATTTTTTTGCGCGGCTGGATGCGGCCGGCATGTCCTACACAGATATCACCAATGATGAGACCTTGGCGCAGTTTCTGATTTGAGGCGTTGCGCTGACGGGGAGGTCTGGTGACGCGTGTTGACAGGGCGGGTGGGCCGCGCGTCTGTGCAAGATTTCCATAGTGCGGGTTTTGCTGGTGGTGGGGTGTTTGTCGCCGGGGGCAACCTTGGGCAAAGGCCGCAGATCACAGAATAGGCACTAGATGTCAGATCCGTTTGATAAAGCTGAAATACGAGACAGCATCCTTGGATGTCGTGATCTAGCCCTGGTTGGGGAGTTCCGTAAGAAAGCTTTGTTTTGAAGCTTCAAACATATCCAGGATAGCAGGCAGATCGACCTGGTCGGCACCGCCTTCAGCGGCCTGGCGTTCGCCTTGCAGGCAGAGCTTTGAAAAGCTGCCAAACCCTAGGTTTAGGGCGCAGCCCTTGAGAAAATGCAGATCCTGTTCAAGCTGACTGCGATCATCACCACGAAGTTTGTTGATAATTTCTTCGACTTCTTCCAGAAAAAGTTCCACAACTTCGCCAAAATCATCTTGGCCGATCTCGTCTTTCAGCTCTTTTACCCGAGGCCAGTCTATCATTGCGTGTTCCTATTTGCCTTCAGTTTGAGAGAGACAGTTAGTTTGTATGTAGTAAATTTATGGTGAAAAAGGTGGTGTGGGACAATTTTCAATATTCATATCCTATTAAAGGTCTGCCCTGATAGTGACAGCAGATAGAAGACCGCGATCATTTTGTAAGAGGTGCCGAGGGTGCTGCCGGACAGTTCACTGGACAACGAGGAACACGCTATGAGCGGGTCGATCAACCGTGTGTTGGTGGTCGATGATAGTCGTTTGCAGCGTCGTATTCTGGTTGCCTCCTTGCAAAAATGGGGATTTGACGTTGTTGAGGCCGAAAGCGGAGAGGCGGCAATGGAGATTTGCCGCGAGGATCCGCCTGACCTGATTCTCAGCGATTGGATGATGCCGGGGATGAATGGGCTGGAATTTTGCCATGCCTTTCGCGAACAATCCAAAGACAATTATGCCTATTTCATTCTGCTGACCTCCAAAAGCGAGAAGAACGAGGTGGCCGAAGGTTTGGACGCCGGGGCTGACGATTTCCTGACCAAGCCGGTGAGCTCGGATGAGCTGCGCGCGCGGATCTCGGCAGGGGAACGTATCCTGAAAATGCAGCGAGAGCTGTCAGAAAAGAACCGGATCGTTTCCGACACTCTGGACGAGTTGCAGAGCGTCTACGACGCAATCGACAAAGATCTTATCCAGGCCCGCAAGATACAGGAATCCCTGGTGCCCGAACTCTCAAAGAAGTTTGGGTCTTCTACCGTCAGCTTGTTGCTCAAACCCTGTGGCCATATCGGTGGCGATCTGGTTGGCATGTTTTGTCCTGGGGTGAACCGGATCGGTTTTTATTCGATTGATGTGTCCGGACATGGGATTACTTCGGCGATGATGACAGCCCGTCTGGGGGGCTATTTGTCGTCGACCTATTTTGATCAGAATGTCGCTATGGAGCAGCGGTTCAAACGATTCTACGCGCTGCGCCCGCCGGATGAAGTTGCCCGTTTGCTGAACGCCCGCCTGATCGCGGATACGGGCATCGAAGAATACTTTACCATGGCCTATTGTGTCGTGGATCTGCGCAGCGGTGTGCTGAAGATGGTGCAGGCCGGGCATCCGCATCCACTGCTGTTGCGGCGTGATGGCAGCACTGAATTCTTGGGCAAAGGTGGCGTTCCCATCGGATTGGTGCCGGATATCAGCTATAGTCAGGAAGAAGTTGTTCTGGAAAAGGGCGACCGGCTGTTGCTCTATTCTGATGGCTTTACCGAAGCACGGCTGGAGAACGGCGAGATGCTTGAGGTCGAAGGTTTGCTGGATCTCGTCAGTAAATGCGATGCGCGTCAGAGCGGCAAAGAATTCCTGGATGATCTGTATTGGAACCTCACTCAGATCATGTCGCAGGAACACGGGCTAGAGGATGACGTGTCCGCAACCCTGTTTGAATATGAAGGCCCTTGAGGTCACGTTTGACCTTCGCAAAGGTGCCTAAGGATTGGACCACGGATTGTTCGAGACCAGAGATGCTCCCGCCAATCGTCAGATTATCAAAGATAATCAGCTCTTGTTGGGCCTGGCAGACCGCTAAAGCGGTCTGCGGTTGCGCGCGGCTTTGAGCTTTTGAATTTGGACAGATCTGTCTTGCAGCGCTGCCCTGAGAAAAACGAGCCAACCGCAGCACGCCTTGGCGTGCTGCCCGGCCCAACCCTGTTGATTGGCTTTAGCCCTTCAAAAAGGGGCGGGAGCAATTGGGCATTGTTTTGATTTGGCTGCGTCTGCAGAACAGATTGGCAAAGTGGCGATCTCCGTCATTTCCAAGGCGTAGAATCGCCTCCTCCGGCTGCATCCAAACCGCTTTATGGCCGGTTTCGGCAGGCGGGCCCAGTCTGCGCAAAGGGCGTGCCAGGTAGATGTGGCACAGTTTTTCCGCCCAAAGATCGTATTCCGGCATGAAGGTGTAGCGCCGAAATGCGCCCAGCCTTTTGGGGGCGGCAATGGACCAGCCGGTTTCCTCATAGACCTCGCGGTGCAGGGCGGGCAGGGGCGATTCGCCGGGATCGATACCGCCTCCGGGCAGCTGGATGTCAGGGTGCGGGTCCAATTGACACGTCAGCAAAAGCCGTCCGTTGCGCGGCAGAATTGCATAGGCGCCGGGGCGCATTTGGTATCGCTGATTTTGCCGTGGCACCTCGCCAAACCGTCTGATCATTTGCGCCCCCTTCACTCTATCGTGGAAAACCCTATATAGGCTCGATATGCCAATCACCGGCGCCTAAGGAAACCCCCATGACCGTTGGATCAAAAATGACTCTTGGATCAAAAATCGCATGGGACGATACCGTCCTGCCTTTTCAGCTTGATGCATCCGATATGCGGGGCCGTGTGGTGCGGCTTGATTCGGCGCTGGATGGCATTTTGAAACAACACAACTATCCGCCCCAGGTCGAGGCTCTGGTGGCCGAGATGGCGCTGCTTACCGCGATGATTGGGCAGACGGTGAAACTGCGCTGGAAGCTGTCGTTGCAGGTGCAGTCCAAAGGACCGGTGCGGATGATCGCCACCGATTACTACGCCCCTCAGAGCGAGGGCGAGCCAGCCCGCATTCGCGCCTATGCCAGCTATGATGCCGACCGTCTGACAGATGCCGCGCCATTTGATCAGGTGGGAGAAGGCTATTTTGCCGTGATGATCAACCAGGGCGAAGACACCAAACCCTATCAGGGTATCGCCGCGCTGGATGGCGAATCGCTGGCCGCCTGTGCTGGCGCCTACTTTGCCCAGTCCGAGCAGCTGCCGACGACCTTTACCCTCACCTATGGGAAATCCTCCAGCCCGGGTGTTGCTGAACACTGGCGCGCCGGCGGCGTGATGATGCAGCATATGCCAAAGGCCTCGCCTTTTGTGGCCTCCGGTGCTGAGGGCAGCGGTGCCTCGCTTCGGGCTGCTGATCTGGTCGAAGGTGAGGCAGAGGAAAACTGGAATCGCGTCAATACCCTGCTGAACACCGTCGAAGAGCTGGAGCTGATTGGCCCCTCGGTGACCCCAACCGAGCTGCTGCTGCGCCTGTTCCACGAGGAAGAGCCACGGGTCTATGATGCGCAGGCGGTGCATTTTGGCTGCACCTGTTCCGAGGATCGCGTCCGTCAAAGCCTGTCGATCTATTCGGCCAAGGATATCGCGACCATGACCACGGATGAGGGCCGGGTGACAGCCGACTGTCAGTTCTGCAGCGCTCATTATGATCTGGACCCCAAAACGGTTGGCTTTGAAGCGGAAACAGCTGCGGCTGAAACTGCTAAAGATGCGTGATCTGCGGCACAGTCTGAAGGCCGTGCTGGCGGATCAGGGAGAGGGATCCTCCGATTTTGATCTCAATCCCGACCTCGCCCTGCCCAAAGACCGCAGGCTGCGCCCGGCCGGGGTTCTGGTGGCGATCTCGCTGGTTGAAGAGGCGCCACGGGTCATCCTGACCAAACGATCGTCGGCGCTGAAACACCACCCCGGCCAGATCGCCTTTCCTGGTGGCAAGGTGGATGAGGGCGACGTGGATGTCACCGCCGCCGCCCTGCGCGAAGCCTGGGAGGAGATTGGTCTGCCCAAGGACCTGCCAGAGGTCATCGGCCTTCTGCCCAGCCACGAAACCGTCACCAGTTTTCAGGTGACCCCCGTGGTGGCGCTGCTGCATGAGCCCTTTGACATCCGTCCCGAAGCCGGGGAAGTGGCCGAGGTCTTTTCCGTGCCGCTCAGCCATGTGCTGAATCCGGACAACTATATCGTGACCTCACGCAGTTGGCGCGGCACCCGGCGGCACTATTACACGGTGCCCTTTGGCCCCTATTATATCTGGGGCGCCACAGCGCGGATGCTGCGCAATCTTGCCGGGGTCCTGCAGTCATGACCCTTTTGGCGGAACAGCCTTGGTTGACCAACCCGGCAACTCAAGCTGTTTGCGCGGCCTTGACCGCACAGGGTGGGGCGGCCCTGTTTGTCGGCGGCTGTGTGCGCAATGC
This genomic interval carries:
- a CDS encoding sulfotransferase-like domain-containing protein, translated to MRIAMWSGPRNLSTAMMYAFGNRGDCAVVDEPFYAAYLALTGLQHPMREDILESQSQDANEVAEALVGPVPAAKPYFYQKHMTQHMIDGVPRDWMRQVTNVFLIRHPARVIASYAAKRENPVLDDIGFRQQAELFDLCRSWGQKPVVVDSHDIREDPASKLEQLCERLGLPFSPKMLSWPKGGHPRDGVWAPVWYGAVWNSSGFAGAEGALPKVPDDLRPVLEAAMPYYEAMKAQKI
- a CDS encoding SCP2 sterol-binding domain-containing protein, whose protein sequence is MALHDIAEGISEVLQGKAFEGSLKFDCGNDGVIILADGTASTTNRDTDCTITLSQDNLVKLLTGKLNPMTGVMMGKLKISGDMATAMKLGKLIG
- a CDS encoding DUF1810 domain-containing protein, which translates into the protein MTDQEDDLFEDDFAEELEMFVEAQDTVWADVLAELKAGKKTTHWMWFVFPQLAELGQSHMAQLYGIEDLSEATAYLGHDVLRSRLIEVSKLMLTHQGQDPATILGTTDAKKLRSCMTLFAATPDAPDIFAEVLATFFAASPCEATLEAIA
- a CDS encoding M48 family metallopeptidase, which encodes MNDGQDLRIQGRAFAPGSSAFVEAEMTVTKDKVFLIDPHTNQLLAQSARNLVKLDNPVGTGPRNSHFPDHWMFQTFDPQISTTLQEPLSNRLLRHFEIFSPRLGLVIAVTLAACFAVWKWGLPVLVALAVWMTPNGVLRQIDASSLASLDRFLASDSQLSKEQRTAQQAVLNQLLPHVDLPGREIQLTFRKIANAGPNALALPGGTIVLTDELVSKFAKDPDLIAGVLAHEIGHVAESHSLKQLYHSLSVYLLIALLAGDVGPILDSLALEGQTIVNLSFSRRHELQADTYALHLISKAGYSKEGLRRFFEAIKTHDGGSDWLSSHPQSRDRIRNIDSFKERLAQ
- a CDS encoding YjgN family protein, yielding MSSQEDFEFRGTAREWFGIWIVNLLLSVLTLGIYSAWAKVRSKKYFYQNTWVAGRNFDYHATGKQILIGRLIVIGALLVYALASAFAPPLALVIIIAVLLCMPILIVRSAKFNARNSSWGNVRFNFDGETGDAYRVYMGIPILVALSLYTTFPFLERAIQRFAINGHSLGKTRFHFDSSIGPFYKAFLVAAVFGVLGFLGFGLYVIPSFIDLAGASDLDAQRKIIATMTVGYIFLLITVSLGGFIYMTMLRNLVYAATTLGAKQHGFRSALSVGSMLWLALTNALAVICTLGLMLPWAQVRMHRYLAQKTTLLPNGTLEEFTGEIISDTNAIGDAYSDIEGIDLDIAL
- a CDS encoding argininosuccinate synthase; this encodes MSAPKKVVLAYSGGLDTSIILKWLQTEYGCEVVTFTADLGQGEELEPARKKAELLGIKPENIYIEDVREEFVRDFVFPMFRANAVYEGLYLLGTSIARPLISKRLVEIAEATGADAVAHGATGKGNDQVRFELAAYALNPDIKVIAPWREWDLTSRTRLLEFAEANQIPVAKDKRGEAPFSVDANLLHTSSEGKVLEDPAVMAPDYVYQRTVHPEDAPNEPEFIEVGFEKGDAVSINGEAMSPATILTKLNEYGGKHGCGRLDLVEGRFVGMKSRGIYETPGGTLLLEAHRGIESITMDRGAMHLKDELMPKYAELIYNGFWYSPEREMLQAAIDASQTHVTGTVRLKLYKGSVSCVGRWSDHTLYSEAHVTFEEDAGAYDQTDAAGFIQLNALRLKLLAARDRRLKK
- the ilvA gene encoding threonine ammonia-lyase IlvA; its protein translation is MTDFMTQARAAEAAMRDVFPPTPLQRNVHLSERFGADIYLKREDLSPVRSYKIRGAYNAMRKQPDKELFVCASAGNHAQGVAFMCKHMGVKGVIFMPVTTPQQKIQKTRMFGGDNVEIHLVGDYFDVTLAAAQDWCAREGGHFLSPFDDADVIEGQSSIAVEIEAQLGGLPDHVILPVGGGGMSAGVTSWFGDRVHSLYVEPAGGACLRAALKAGHPVSLDKVDTFVDGAAVGRLGQRPFEVLKHVPLPDVIALPEDRVCTTMIEMLNVEGIVLEPAGALAVEALGDLRTWIRGKTVVCVTSGGNFDFERLPEVKERAQRYSGVKKYFLLRLPQRPGALKEFLGFLGPEDDIARFEYLKKSARNFGSVLIGIETKRPENFADFFARLDAAGMSYTDITNDETLAQFLI
- a CDS encoding Hpt domain-containing protein, giving the protein MIDWPRVKELKDEIGQDDFGEVVELFLEEVEEIINKLRGDDRSQLEQDLHFLKGCALNLGFGSFSKLCLQGERQAAEGGADQVDLPAILDMFEASKQSFLTELPNQG
- a CDS encoding PP2C family protein-serine/threonine phosphatase is translated as MLPDSSLDNEEHAMSGSINRVLVVDDSRLQRRILVASLQKWGFDVVEAESGEAAMEICREDPPDLILSDWMMPGMNGLEFCHAFREQSKDNYAYFILLTSKSEKNEVAEGLDAGADDFLTKPVSSDELRARISAGERILKMQRELSEKNRIVSDTLDELQSVYDAIDKDLIQARKIQESLVPELSKKFGSSTVSLLLKPCGHIGGDLVGMFCPGVNRIGFYSIDVSGHGITSAMMTARLGGYLSSTYFDQNVAMEQRFKRFYALRPPDEVARLLNARLIADTGIEEYFTMAYCVVDLRSGVLKMVQAGHPHPLLLRRDGSTEFLGKGGVPIGLVPDISYSQEEVVLEKGDRLLLYSDGFTEARLENGEMLEVEGLLDLVSKCDARQSGKEFLDDLYWNLTQIMSQEHGLEDDVSATLFEYEGP
- a CDS encoding NUDIX hydrolase produces the protein MIRRFGEVPRQNQRYQMRPGAYAILPRNGRLLLTCQLDPHPDIQLPGGGIDPGESPLPALHREVYEETGWSIAAPKRLGAFRRYTFMPEYDLWAEKLCHIYLARPLRRLGPPAETGHKAVWMQPEEAILRLGNDGDRHFANLFCRRSQIKTMPNCSRPFLKG
- the hslO gene encoding Hsp33 family molecular chaperone HslO, which encodes MTLGSKIAWDDTVLPFQLDASDMRGRVVRLDSALDGILKQHNYPPQVEALVAEMALLTAMIGQTVKLRWKLSLQVQSKGPVRMIATDYYAPQSEGEPARIRAYASYDADRLTDAAPFDQVGEGYFAVMINQGEDTKPYQGIAALDGESLAACAGAYFAQSEQLPTTFTLTYGKSSSPGVAEHWRAGGVMMQHMPKASPFVASGAEGSGASLRAADLVEGEAEENWNRVNTLLNTVEELELIGPSVTPTELLLRLFHEEEPRVYDAQAVHFGCTCSEDRVRQSLSIYSAKDIATMTTDEGRVTADCQFCSAHYDLDPKTVGFEAETAAAETAKDA
- a CDS encoding CoA pyrophosphatase, whose amino-acid sequence is MRDLRHSLKAVLADQGEGSSDFDLNPDLALPKDRRLRPAGVLVAISLVEEAPRVILTKRSSALKHHPGQIAFPGGKVDEGDVDVTAAALREAWEEIGLPKDLPEVIGLLPSHETVTSFQVTPVVALLHEPFDIRPEAGEVAEVFSVPLSHVLNPDNYIVTSRSWRGTRRHYYTVPFGPYYIWGATARMLRNLAGVLQS